A window of the Ostrea edulis chromosome 1, xbOstEdul1.1, whole genome shotgun sequence genome harbors these coding sequences:
- the LOC130051843 gene encoding uncharacterized protein LOC130051843: MYANTHSCVRVGDGYSEEFVVKVGIHQGSVLSPLLFIIVLEALSREFRTGVPWEDLYADDLVIITDSLDECVKRFLTWKKAMERKGLRVNAGETKIMICGTGLDLLQDSGSFPCAVCRTGVGSNSIFCNGCKHWVHKKCSGLMRLSVDPVFRCSRCRGTTARPLDGRPQSDIQVGGCRFLLLPRRLAFRSRYKTRGRVYNNCVQSAMLHASKTWALTKPNLHRLQRNDRAMIRQICNINSEDMATVGSTELLGRLGTDDLDLILRERRLRWYGHVVLSSSAVKCTLNIQVPGRRRVGRPMLSWRELTEKKWRSEVRSAMRAASQIPGRGPTSVDNTRNSARK, from the coding sequence ATGTATGCCAATACTCATAGCTGTGTTCGCGTTGGTGATGGCTACAGTGAGGAGTTTGTTGTGAAGGTCGGAATCCATCAGGGGTCAGTACTCAGCCCTCTGCTTTTCATCATCGTACTCGAGGCTCTTTCACGCGAATTTCGCACCGGTGTTCCCTGGGAGGATCTGTATGCAGATGACCTGGTTATCATTACTGACTCATTGGATGAATGTGTCAAGAGGTTCCTGACTTGGAAAAAAGCTATGGAAAGGAAAGGACTGAGAGTGAATGCGGGCGAAACCAAGATCATGATCTGCGGTACGGGTCTTGATCTACTTCAGGACTCGGGCAGCTTCCCATGTGCTGTCTGTCGTACAGGTGTAGGCAGCaatagtattttctgcaatGGCTGCAAGCACTGGGTGCACAAGAAATGCAGTGGGCTCATGCGTCTGTCTGTGGACCCTGTCTTTAGATGCTCAAGATGCAGGGGAACAACGGCTCGCCCTCTTGACGGCAGGCCGCAGAGTGATATCCAAGTTGGAGGTTGTAGGTTCCTTCTGCTACCTCGGAGACTTGCTTTCCGCAGCAGGTACAAGACCCGTGGTCGAGTGTATAACAACTGCGTACAGAGCGCTATGCTCCATGCCAGTAAGACCTGGGCACTGACCAAGCCAAATCTTCATCGCCTACAGCGCAATGACAGGgccatgataagacagatctGCAACATCAACTCTGAAGATATGGCCACTGTAGGTTCAACTGAATTGCTGGGGCGGCTTGGCACCGATGACCTCGACCTCATCTTAAGGGAAAGGAGACTCCGCTGGTATGGCCATGTTGTCTTATCCAGTAGTGCAGTCAAGTGCACTCTCAACATACAAGTTCCTGGTAGACGTAGAGTTGGTCGGCCAATGCTATCATGGAGAGAGCTGACGGAGAAAaaatggagatctgaggtgagatctgccatgcgtgcagctagccagatacctggaagggggcccactagtgtggacaaTACCCGTAATTCTGCACGTAAATAA